The sequence below is a genomic window from Lolium perenne isolate Kyuss_39 chromosome 7, Kyuss_2.0, whole genome shotgun sequence.
CATAATTTTTGTGGTATCAGATGACTCACCGAGTACAGAACAGTCACAAGGTTCAGATCCCATCCTAGCTTCCAAGCAGCCGTATCTCTTCTCAATATTATACCAACAATTGCTGTCTGAAATCCTCCAACTAGACATGTCACCATGGATGACCAGTATTTGTGCGGATACACCTTGAGAACCTTTGACTGCAACAAGATATTACAAATGTTACTCTTGCTGTGCGTACATGATGAGCATAGAAAGAAGCACTGGGGCATCTATGGTTACCTGAATTATGTACCAACAAGCGAAGGCGAAGCTGCTAGCAACCAAGATTATTGTCCCTCTTAGTTGATTGCTTGCCACCTCCAATTGTTTGTCCTTATGGTACTCAAATATTGGACTCCAGAGATGAAGCGTCTTACCCTTGTAAAGGCTGATAAGCATGGTGCCTCCAACAGAGAGGAAAACACCTACTATCTTCAGCGACCCTGATGCGCTGCTAATTTTCAATGTCTCCATTCTGACATGTTCAAACATACACATGTTCTAGTGAAATAGAACTGGTTTCAAGTTTGTATACTGAAATGTTTTGTGGCTTCAAGTTGTCACTTAAATAATGAGTCTGAGCATGTTATGTTAACATTGACAGTTGCAGTATGGCTATATCATGAACGTGACCAGAGAAACTGAGATAAATTAAGCACCTGAGAATCAAAGAGATCATGAAAGTGACCAGAGGAATTATATTTAGAAAGATGACGGCATAAGACGCTGTAGTATCCTGGAGGCCATAGTAGTACAGACTCAAAGGGACAGAGTACCTGTGTAGCATAACGTGACACCATGTGAGGAGAAGCATTATATAACTCGTTTTATTTTCTTAATGATTTAGTTAGATATATTGTGTTCAGTAAAAACTATGACAGTGGAGCAGAGCTTCGGGGCAAACACGGAGGGTGAGGACGGGCGTGGCCCAATGGTCCCCTCCTTCAAGGCAGAGCTGCGGCAAGGTGTGGTCGTGTGGAGGCAGCTCCCTCCCCTGCGGCGGCTTGGCTCCTTTGGAGCTACTACGCGGGTGGGTCCAGGTGAAGGGCGGGCCCACTTCAATTCAAGGGTATTCAAGTGAATacatgttatcaccagaatttgaccggatcagaggtgggccgcgattggagatgggcttgaagaatatacatggaagtaatacatgaatcggccttatatgcaaagtttgggctagtttgcccgtgtatctgtaatatagtaggatacgtgtcggttagatagagtttggctcgtgcccggttgggattattcccacgttagaaagtctacggattataaatatgtatctagggtttatgaaataaacaacaatcacgttcaccacaaaccaatctaggcgcatcgccaactcccttgtctcgagggtttcttccgggtaagcatcatgctgcctagatcgcatattgcgatctaggcagtacacgtttattcgctgttcatgcgttgctcgtgctgaagccttgttgatggcgagcaacgtagttatcttagatgtgttagggttagcattgttcatcgtatcatatgctgtcgtcgtgcaacccttagacgtctagccgcccttacacctatcttaggtgtaagggcggcaccccgcttgttcattatttagtagatccgatccgttatgattgctccttgttctccaaggattagttcaatatctgcatagttaggccttacaaacgggttgaaggatccagtggcgcgtagggtgtagtttgctagccctagacaggatgttccggggatcaacttcgtgttggtttttaggccttgtctagggtcggtttacgatcaccgtgcatggccgccaggctcaatcacgagtaggatgttccgattatgtggtgaaaaccctaaatcgtagtaggtcgttttagctttatattgatcaagcaggaccaccatatactcgtacacctcgtacggatcatgggtggatcggctctttgagccgattcacagtacaacctgagagccgatcgaggctcgtatttaatgtttacgtgtatgccatgcaggaaactaagcgaggcacatccatcaccttcctgaccaggtataggtcaggtggcacgcccttgcaccagcatcggacgtgcgtgccgagtctttgtgggccgtcgctcggagggaccagggccagccgcagtcctgggagcctcccggctctactgtgttgcccgtcgctgctcgccggtgggtttacgccgcaacacattctggcacgcccggtgggacagtcttcgacatcaaccgcatcgccatctacatctgagatggcggaaggcactccagtcacgtacgaggatctgaccgaggagctcaagaagaagtatgacgaggtcaaagcaatcttcgaagtcgacctcatcggctcttttcacagaacccgctcacatggcatcaggtggaaagggttctcacctgaaggcgcgctcgatggagtggacctgtccgccccgtcagaagaacgcaccaggtctctgcgtcgggagattaacttcatggtagctcattcgctacaccgccattctgagagcctggtgaacactttggagcgtgtcgctcttcgggtgatccaggaaatcatgaggcatcagtactctccgtcaggaccagctctagggactcaccaaggagagacgcCACTCCAGTCCTgaccgccgctgccattcgcgttggcagcaccagaagtgccgaattcactggCATACGCCGgtgacatggtggaatgcacgtaccctgggaggtgccagccaagattctcgttcaacgtcaacatggtaggacttgggcgccaccctggtaaggacagagacgagggcagctgctctcatagcgaggacaaggaggaagccgttccacgcgatcggctccgacacttccaaaaaatcctggttacaatcaagatgaaggccgattccagcaatcggcccgtattatccttaccacacgttctCCCTGTATTTaatgtcgacctcacaggtgacggaaagctagggtatgggtttacatcggctgatgagctagaagaagtcgacatcggtcctggggataagccgcgaccaacttttatcagcaagaagttagatccacatcttaggggtcagatgatagctctgttaaaagaatacccagattgctttgcatgggattacacagagatgcctgggttagacaggagcatcattgaacatcggctcccccttaagaagggattttggccgttccaacaacgagcacgtcagatgaaggccgaaattctggaagaggtcaagaaagagatcgagaagatgttggccgccgggttcatcaggccatgcaggtatgctgaatggatctccgatGCTCGttctgtagagaagaaggacggccgatggcgtgtggccatcgatttccgagatctcaacagagccactccaaaagatgaatatccgaTGCTCAGGTGtaaacgttgatcaatgcagctgctggccacaaggtgttgagcttcatggatggcaccgccggctataaccaaatcttcatggctccagaagatatacacaagaccgcattcagagtaccgaggcgataggcttgtttgaatatgtagtcatgacctttgggttgaagaatgctggtgcaacgtaccaaagagccatgaattatatatttcacgatctgatcggcaagttggtggaaatctacatcgatgacgtggtagtcaaatctgtctccatggagggacacttggatgatttgcgacgcatcctagaccgaactcggaagttcggactgagaatgaatccaaagaagtgtgcttttggtgtgacggccggtcagttcctaggttttctggttcatgaacggggaattgagatcggcctgaaaagtcaagaggcagtgcgtaccatgcagccgcccaccacgaagaaggagctccaacgtcttatcggcaagatcaactttgtccgacgattcatctctaacctgtcaggacgaatcgagccgttcatagcgctggtgaaaattaaatctgatgacgagtttcactggggggcagaacagcagcaggcgtttgatgagattaagcggtatctgacaacgccgcctgtgctagttccgccccaacaagacaggccgttctatatctacttatcagtagctgacacgtccatcgcttcggtggtggtgcaactctatgagggtgttgaaaaggtcgttttctacctcagcagaaggatgttggacgcggagacaaggtatcctgaggtcgagaagctttgcctttgcctgttcttcacctgcaccaagcttcatcacatcctcttgacggcagagatcatcgtcatatgcaagtcagacgttgtcaagcacatgctgtcggcccctgttttgaaaggccgacttggtaagtggatgtttgcgttgtcggagtttgatcttcggtatcagcctgcgaaagcagtcaagggacaagcgttggccgatcttatagctgaacggattaatactaatatagcagcactatctgtacgtgcatgggctatgttcttcgatggatcggcttgtgacgatggttgtggcatcggcattctgctcgtgtcgcctcggggggcaacatattctttcgccatcaggctatctaccccttgcaccaacaatgttgctgagtatgaggcagtgcgcaagggaatggagttgcttttggaagccggggcagaggcagtggagctttttggagactcgaagttggtgatctcccaactcacggacgaatacaagtgcgagagtgagtcactttttccatattggatggaatgtcgtgagctgatgacacattttcggtacatcaatttcaattgggtcccaaggtctcagaataccgacgccaatgatctcgcacagatggcgtcgggATACAAGGACGTACCAGACGGgtgagaagttcaggtgcagttcctggaacaggatgattggagagccgatatcttcaattatttgaaggattcggctcggggggcacctaaacggataagatacaaggctatgaaatatgtccttataggagatgacatgttctacaggacgttggaagggttactactcaaatgcctgggaccaactgagtctaatcggctcttacatgaggtgcatgaaggcgcctgtggaactcaccaatcggctcataagatgaagtggttaattaggcgatcagggttttattggcctaccatgcttgaggactgcttcaagtactacaagggatgccaagcgtgtcagatgttcggaaaaattcagatggtacccgcatcagcgatgaaccccatcatcaaaccttggccatttcgaggttggggcatggatatgatcggcaaaatccatcctccgTCGAGCAAAAACCACGAGtggattctggccattacagattatttcaccaaatgggtggaggctgaaaggatcgtatgccgcacctagagggggggtgaataggtgctaaccaatttttagttctttttcaaattaggcttgacacaaatggtaaattctctagatatgcaactaagtgaatttccctatatgacaaggctaccaactaagcaagatatatctaagcaatatagagagaataggatagaggtaaccgagagtggagcacgcgatgacacggagatgattcccgtagttcccttcctttgcaagaaggtacgtctacgtttggaggagtgtggttgctacgcaagccaaaccaacagccacgaaggcttcactcagatctcctgtgagcaacgccacgaaggcctagcccacttccactaagggatttcctcgaggcggaaaccgggcctttacaaagttcttggggcacacatccacaaccaaattggaggctcccaaatctgtaacaacacaacaaatcaacaagcatacttcaacaacaacaactagggatccaaagaggaacactagcaagggggccctcaagcataagagggggaaatgaagaacgcttcggtgaggatgtagatcggggtcttctccttcgattctccaaagcacaagtgatttgggtggttgagggaggagatctggcgattttggagttcttggtggctcagcaatggaggatgaagttcttagggtttgagcAACTTTCCAAGGTAAGAGAAGGGGGGTATATATACCCCACCtacttttctgcccgttggagagaagaaacgccggcagtgccggccttgagacgccggcagtgccggccaccccggcagtgccgtccttgagacgccggcagtgccggccacttTCCTGATATGGCAGATCGAcagacaggccggcagtgccgggccaaagatgccggcagtgccggggagtgcacaccggcagtgccggcccggagttgccggcagtgccggccat
It includes:
- the LOC127319216 gene encoding WAT1-related protein At5g64700 translates to MDFNAGVTPSSAGWKTPLSMVLVQLFNTGMILLSKVSIGGGMFIFSLLAYRSFFGTVFILPFALVYERGKWRDMSWRAFGWIFFNAFIGYSVPLSLYYYGLQDTTASYAVIFLNIIPLVTFMISLILRMETLKISSASGSLKIVGVFLSVGGTMLISLYKGKTLHLWSPIFEYHKDKQLEVASNQLRGTIILVASSFAFACWYIIQSKVLKVYPHKYWSSMVTCLVGGFQTAIVGIILRRDTAAWKLGWDLNLVTVLYSGALATAARYSLNSWAVAKRGPAYPPMFSPLSVVFTVVLSSVFIGDHITIGSILGTTMVISGLYVFLWAKSNEV